Proteins encoded by one window of Novipirellula artificiosorum:
- a CDS encoding putative glycoside hydrolase, which yields MNKRVIVGVLSFVVGAGLPSVLLGQHYLNSDGSRFVPKDFYPKFSWDTTPMYYMFGDTTRLLEPEEVEFIAERTDFLCIEKSHGRTPLGAAELGAKHEAAAFKKIKPDMKVLFYFNSAYAWPFTSYNQAFTRNKIDEHPKLKSFLIVDPKTAELAHRRNVFFFDVLNPELREWWSTTVAKGVAESGCDGAFIDQMHGFAWLRADKSEDVQKAMGEMMALLKRKMGPDKILLGNNANQDIAKDAFPVMDASMFEHYNEKLLSKESLLQDWDDMLRIAQAGKMSIFRIGVESDPRASQDQGRRGSRRDQPVLAKERAEYYLACYLIGAQPYSYFQYGWGWTLSSGSLHEFPELRKALGPPKGAYDRTTPDGWEFTREFEHASVWVNTETGNAKITWR from the coding sequence ATGAATAAACGAGTGATTGTTGGAGTTTTATCTTTCGTCGTCGGTGCGGGGCTTCCGTCGGTTTTGCTAGGTCAGCACTACCTCAATAGTGATGGCAGTCGATTCGTGCCAAAGGACTTTTATCCAAAGTTCAGCTGGGATACCACGCCCATGTATTACATGTTCGGTGATACGACACGGTTGCTGGAACCTGAGGAAGTTGAGTTCATTGCTGAGCGAACGGATTTCCTCTGCATTGAAAAATCGCATGGACGCACCCCACTCGGTGCCGCCGAGTTGGGGGCCAAGCATGAGGCCGCGGCCTTTAAAAAGATCAAGCCGGACATGAAGGTGCTGTTCTACTTCAACTCGGCATATGCATGGCCCTTTACCTCTTACAATCAAGCGTTCACGCGGAACAAGATCGACGAGCATCCGAAGCTAAAGAGTTTTCTAATCGTTGATCCGAAAACAGCAGAGCTGGCTCATCGACGCAATGTTTTCTTCTTTGACGTTCTCAATCCTGAACTTCGTGAATGGTGGTCGACTACCGTTGCCAAGGGCGTTGCCGAATCCGGCTGCGATGGGGCATTTATCGATCAAATGCATGGTTTTGCCTGGCTTCGTGCAGACAAGAGCGAGGATGTTCAAAAGGCGATGGGCGAAATGATGGCCTTGCTCAAGCGGAAAATGGGCCCGGACAAGATCCTTCTCGGCAACAATGCCAACCAAGACATTGCTAAGGATGCTTTCCCCGTGATGGATGCCAGCATGTTCGAGCACTACAACGAGAAACTCCTGAGCAAAGAGAGTCTGCTCCAAGACTGGGACGACATGCTGCGTATCGCCCAGGCCGGGAAGATGTCAATCTTTCGGATCGGTGTCGAATCCGACCCGCGCGCGAGTCAGGATCAAGGTCGACGGGGATCAAGACGTGATCAACCCGTTTTGGCCAAGGAACGGGCGGAATACTACCTCGCCTGTTACCTGATCGGAGCCCAGCCCTATTCCTACTTTCAATACGGATGGGGATGGACTTTGTCGTCAGGATCCTTACATGAGTTTCCTGAGTTGCGCAAAGCACTCGGGCCACCCAAAGGTGCTTACGACCGAACCACACCCGATGGCTGGGAGTTCACTCGCGAATTTGAGCATGCCAGCGTCTGGGTCAATACCGAAACGGGAAACGCTAAGATCACTTGGCGATAA
- a CDS encoding sulfatase-like hydrolase/transferase yields MAINHHAFPQPEDQGFDWTCHSLGVTKKMSPHRLTGFASTAPDDPFRIDENGYPYHQNNEDAMEFLRESKDQPFFLYYATWLVHSPIQTRSLANLEKYCKKLGVNIPTDPEKWELEGQRIPFYCAMVEELDHHVGRLFDYLDQTEDPRWPGHTLIENTYLIFTSDNSGMEQHPSEIITDNYPLDRGKISAREGGTRVPLIVAGPGIPGGTQSDVMVNGLDFYPTVLSLCGIKKPVEKHLDGCDLRPLLLGDPTDPAVVKTADGTVRDTLVWHFPHSVAMESTIRIGDYKLIRKYDHVGNPNVESELELFRLYKSDDGKQERADIEESANLAEAMPEKAKQMNDRLTQLLSEMKASYPYYNPDYNKSLPHQEHVCNVVSHEQIDSNVNIVFHENGAKVVRANLIYTPNGGQRYEEWYRMAATLHDESKASAKLPEGTTHYFFNLIDENNFLRSYPEVVDVIGQQNGKHPYSLTALENENFKGTVSSKTHRPKTNRQRAFRRWDTNQDQSLSLDEYKAGLSGHSDLERRFRHFETNGDSLLSPDEFK; encoded by the coding sequence ATGGCGATCAACCACCATGCGTTTCCGCAACCCGAAGATCAGGGTTTCGATTGGACATGTCACAGTCTTGGTGTGACCAAAAAAATGTCCCCTCATCGCTTGACAGGATTCGCCAGTACCGCACCTGACGATCCATTTCGTATCGATGAAAACGGGTACCCGTACCACCAGAACAACGAAGACGCGATGGAGTTCCTGCGTGAAAGCAAAGACCAACCCTTTTTCTTGTACTATGCAACTTGGCTTGTTCACTCGCCAATTCAGACTCGGTCGCTCGCCAACTTGGAAAAATACTGCAAGAAGCTGGGCGTCAATATACCAACCGACCCTGAGAAATGGGAACTTGAGGGCCAGCGAATTCCTTTTTACTGTGCGATGGTCGAAGAACTTGACCACCACGTCGGCAGACTCTTCGACTACCTCGATCAAACTGAAGACCCCCGTTGGCCTGGACATACGCTGATTGAAAACACCTACCTGATTTTCACGTCCGACAATAGCGGCATGGAACAGCATCCCAGTGAGATCATCACAGACAACTATCCACTCGACCGTGGCAAAATCTCTGCCCGCGAAGGTGGCACTCGCGTCCCGCTGATTGTCGCCGGGCCAGGAATTCCCGGCGGAACCCAATCAGACGTGATGGTCAACGGACTGGATTTCTATCCGACGGTTCTATCGCTGTGCGGTATCAAGAAGCCCGTCGAAAAGCATTTGGACGGCTGCGATCTAAGACCACTCTTGCTTGGCGACCCCACCGATCCAGCAGTTGTAAAAACTGCAGATGGCACAGTTCGCGACACGCTCGTTTGGCATTTTCCGCACAGTGTCGCGATGGAAAGTACGATCCGAATCGGCGACTACAAACTGATCCGCAAGTACGATCACGTCGGCAATCCGAACGTCGAAAGCGAGCTTGAGCTGTTTCGACTCTACAAGAGCGACGACGGCAAGCAAGAACGTGCTGACATTGAAGAGTCCGCGAATCTGGCGGAAGCCATGCCGGAGAAGGCGAAGCAGATGAACGATCGACTTACCCAACTCTTGTCGGAAATGAAGGCGAGCTACCCCTACTACAACCCCGACTACAACAAGTCACTGCCTCACCAAGAGCATGTCTGCAACGTTGTTTCGCACGAACAGATCGATAGCAACGTCAACATTGTGTTCCACGAGAACGGTGCCAAAGTCGTACGCGCCAACTTGATCTACACGCCCAATGGCGGGCAGAGGTACGAGGAGTGGTATCGAATGGCAGCAACTTTACATGACGAGTCAAAGGCGTCGGCCAAGTTGCCCGAGGGTACAACGCACTACTTTTTTAATTTGATTGACGAGAACAACTTCCTGCGGAGCTATCCGGAAGTCGTGGATGTCATCGGTCAGCAAAATGGCAAGCATCCCTACTCGTTGACCGCGTTGGAGAACGAAAACTTCAAGGGCACGGTGTCGTCCAAAACGCACCGCCCCAAAACCAACCGCCAAAGAGCATTCCGTCGCTGGGACACCAATCAGGACCAATCGCTCTCACTGGACGAATACAAGGCAGGATTGAGTGGGCATTCGGATCTCGAAAGACGCTTCAGACACTTTGAAACCAATGGCGACTCTCTGTTGTCACCTGACGAATTTAAGTGA
- a CDS encoding glycosyl hydrolase family 95 catalytic domain-containing protein codes for MRPHNQMIVHAILLSMAWVPAATADEAKTVTSVVVSDVDYKTFLSQHDMVWDRIPNRWEVAPYSGNGNVGFLFYQAQGGAKNVISIYTGRHDYYDHRAPHDGNELLWIYRSRLPLGHFNLTSEGDITDVDLRLDLWDAELTGTVKTTQGSYALRGLSHSLHDVIYFETDADRESIAISWHPDIPKAPVRTTLDGGGGPKGGSWDKMRKAPYELPPQPTVSEKDGMHFCFQPLYQNRGETTTGWKAQGKSTGKQILLASVHHSFPEQDSMERVTGNLQKASSLLSNDTFLSTHRKWWNEYYPLSFLTINDPEKEAFYWIQMYKFASATRGNGPVMDLMGPWYHKTFWPMVWGDLNVELQYWTHLTANRLDVGSSLCNWFDKHEAQLFKNVPKHWKESAGLATLFPQDLVASQGATVPDMLCWILHDYWLHCRFAGDRERLRDGLFSKLRGVGNSYLNYVRDNPVSSGDGKIHIKNSWSPEYPGGRGQDINFTIGLMKWCFQTLLDINDEHNLNDPLADEWQNIIDNLVDFQIDEDGLRIGKDVPFDKPHRHYSHLLPFYPLAVLTPDTPEGKQLMRLSLDRWLDVTFNSRIKVDAMPVTGYTATGAASMYAWLGDSDQAYHYLDYLIKHDRVSPTTMYAEGNPVIESPLSFATCIHDMLLQSWGGVLRVFPAAPKLWGDVAFKDLRGQGAFLVSAKKRAEVTQFVTVKSLIGSPCVVWTDISNPKITIDGSTAKLKAGKDGSYEVPLNKGQSVTFAQVALRQVDLTIKPIPVSEADRNLFGLNEKTTRLPGHQHYYKESTAGSVREPSTGSSPRIVEREALPTGRYVRIELPGEQRTLSLAEVEVFAGGKNVALNGKATQSTIVYGGAAERAVDGNTDGDYNNYSVTHTEPDGTNPWWEVDLSTSVEIDSIRVHNRTGNSTRLEGFTVRILDENRKSVYAKEKCAARTITEFTNASSQTSSLAARRMPPSVSPERSRPAARKDEGNAWSVHSQADWEQNVGTQTSIEIKNGMASPTAKTATFQSVLKRFDNKKKAKSIVLRQSPIWENWEPAGDIGPGCTFDSPVFLSLGPKNYWMFARHHAAMEKNTWDSSQGAFVPKSVRLDGFDVPLETTAMPNQFRAPGGNKGSLGGYHAWESRDMVNWVHHGPITDKESGWMTTAEYADGQAYFYYDFPNDQDPHLIIDDDLTDGEVGEKMGMAFEDPSHGSDCGFIRDLEGNFHVIYEDWSPIHANSHSFDSPLAGHAVSKDGKGGFKILAPAVDERTNPTGVIKTYKHPHWVKESPERFKSDIGKYEVHEPEQNAYGDWASICIGGQYYLFGDYDPAGSHGTKGSKMSVGWFTSSSLDEQFEFCGNVGQGHPDPDICFAEGRFWLATQPENDFVSPGPWVEHVEVRVGVDTDNDAKIDRWTDWQEVKESYDYITGFAKQVARMPAEMDLSALQAGYGFQYEMKITDATENKSKPIIDEVSVTFQSLPESLEFGEEQSR; via the coding sequence ATGCGACCGCATAATCAAATGATTGTTCATGCCATCTTACTTTCAATGGCATGGGTCCCTGCGGCGACTGCGGACGAAGCTAAAACGGTGACGTCTGTGGTCGTATCCGATGTCGACTATAAAACGTTTCTCTCTCAGCACGATATGGTTTGGGACCGGATTCCCAACCGCTGGGAAGTAGCACCCTACTCAGGGAACGGCAATGTGGGTTTCTTGTTCTATCAAGCTCAAGGCGGAGCGAAGAATGTGATTTCGATTTATACGGGACGCCATGACTACTATGATCATCGCGCGCCGCATGATGGAAACGAATTGTTGTGGATCTATCGAAGCCGCCTGCCGCTGGGCCATTTCAACCTGACTTCCGAAGGCGACATCACCGACGTCGATCTGCGGCTGGACCTGTGGGACGCGGAACTGACCGGAACCGTTAAGACGACCCAAGGTTCCTATGCCCTGCGTGGCCTTTCTCACAGTTTGCACGACGTGATCTATTTCGAGACGGATGCGGATCGCGAGTCGATTGCAATCTCATGGCACCCGGATATTCCAAAGGCACCAGTACGCACAACTCTGGATGGCGGCGGCGGGCCTAAGGGCGGTAGTTGGGACAAGATGCGCAAAGCCCCTTACGAATTGCCACCGCAGCCGACCGTGAGCGAAAAGGACGGCATGCATTTCTGTTTTCAGCCCTTGTATCAAAACCGGGGCGAAACAACGACGGGCTGGAAGGCCCAGGGGAAGTCAACCGGAAAACAGATCCTGCTGGCCAGCGTCCATCACAGCTTTCCAGAGCAAGACAGCATGGAACGGGTGACGGGCAATTTGCAGAAAGCCAGCTCGCTACTTTCTAACGACACGTTCTTGTCCACGCACCGCAAATGGTGGAACGAATATTATCCGCTCAGCTTCTTGACCATCAATGATCCAGAGAAGGAAGCCTTCTACTGGATTCAGATGTACAAGTTCGCGTCGGCCACCCGCGGCAACGGTCCGGTGATGGATCTGATGGGCCCGTGGTATCACAAGACCTTTTGGCCGATGGTCTGGGGCGACTTGAATGTGGAGCTACAGTATTGGACGCACCTGACAGCCAACCGGTTGGATGTCGGCTCCTCCCTGTGCAACTGGTTCGACAAACATGAGGCGCAGTTGTTTAAGAACGTGCCAAAGCACTGGAAAGAAAGCGCCGGTCTGGCCACGTTATTTCCACAAGATCTAGTGGCAAGCCAGGGCGCGACCGTGCCGGACATGCTCTGCTGGATCCTTCACGACTACTGGCTACACTGTCGGTTCGCAGGTGACCGCGAGCGGTTGCGCGACGGACTGTTCTCCAAATTGCGCGGCGTTGGAAACAGTTATCTGAACTACGTGCGAGATAATCCGGTTTCATCTGGCGACGGAAAGATACACATTAAGAACAGCTGGTCGCCTGAGTATCCGGGTGGTCGCGGGCAGGATATCAATTTCACGATCGGGCTGATGAAATGGTGTTTCCAGACCCTGCTCGACATCAACGACGAGCATAACCTCAACGATCCGCTGGCTGACGAGTGGCAGAACATCATTGACAATCTCGTTGACTTCCAGATCGATGAAGACGGCTTGCGCATCGGCAAGGATGTTCCCTTCGACAAGCCCCACCGTCACTATTCCCACCTGCTGCCTTTCTATCCGCTGGCTGTCCTGACTCCGGATACCCCGGAAGGCAAGCAGCTGATGCGATTGTCGCTGGATCGCTGGTTGGACGTGACGTTCAACAGCAGAATCAAAGTGGATGCGATGCCCGTGACTGGCTATACCGCAACGGGTGCGGCGTCGATGTATGCGTGGCTAGGTGATTCGGATCAGGCGTATCACTATCTCGACTACTTGATCAAGCACGACCGCGTATCCCCAACGACGATGTACGCCGAGGGGAATCCAGTGATCGAAAGCCCGCTTTCATTCGCCACCTGCATTCACGACATGTTGCTGCAAAGCTGGGGCGGAGTTCTGCGTGTCTTTCCCGCGGCACCGAAACTGTGGGGTGATGTTGCCTTTAAGGATTTGCGCGGGCAAGGAGCCTTCCTGGTTAGTGCCAAAAAGCGGGCGGAGGTGACTCAATTTGTGACGGTGAAGAGTTTGATCGGTTCGCCTTGCGTGGTATGGACGGACATTTCTAACCCGAAAATCACAATCGATGGATCCACGGCAAAGCTTAAAGCCGGAAAGGACGGCAGCTATGAAGTCCCACTCAATAAGGGGCAGAGCGTCACATTCGCGCAGGTTGCTTTGAGGCAGGTTGATTTAACGATCAAGCCGATTCCAGTCTCCGAGGCGGACCGCAATCTGTTCGGTTTGAACGAAAAGACCACCCGCCTGCCGGGCCATCAGCACTATTACAAAGAGTCGACTGCTGGCTCTGTCCGGGAACCGTCGACTGGTTCGTCACCGAGAATTGTTGAGCGCGAAGCTCTGCCAACCGGGCGATATGTCCGCATCGAACTGCCCGGCGAGCAACGCACTCTTTCGCTGGCTGAGGTCGAAGTGTTCGCGGGCGGCAAGAACGTGGCACTCAATGGGAAGGCGACACAGTCCACCATCGTGTATGGCGGTGCGGCAGAGCGGGCTGTCGATGGCAACACGGACGGCGACTACAACAATTACTCGGTGACCCATACCGAGCCCGATGGCACGAACCCTTGGTGGGAAGTCGACCTAAGCACTAGCGTTGAGATCGACTCGATTCGCGTTCACAACCGAACGGGAAACTCAACTCGACTGGAGGGATTTACCGTTCGCATCCTCGATGAAAACCGGAAGTCGGTGTACGCAAAAGAAAAATGTGCCGCACGTACCATCACTGAGTTTACAAACGCTTCGAGCCAAACTTCATCGTTAGCGGCGCGGCGCATGCCGCCCAGTGTGTCACCTGAGCGCTCGCGCCCGGCCGCTAGGAAGGACGAGGGAAACGCCTGGAGCGTCCACAGTCAGGCGGACTGGGAACAGAATGTCGGAACTCAAACCAGTATCGAAATCAAAAACGGAATGGCTTCGCCAACTGCGAAAACCGCGACATTCCAAAGCGTTCTGAAACGCTTCGACAACAAGAAGAAGGCGAAGTCGATTGTCCTCCGTCAGTCACCCATTTGGGAGAACTGGGAACCGGCCGGAGATATCGGTCCCGGATGTACTTTTGATTCACCGGTTTTCCTTAGTTTGGGTCCGAAAAACTATTGGATGTTTGCGCGACATCACGCTGCCATGGAAAAAAATACGTGGGATTCGTCCCAAGGAGCGTTTGTTCCGAAGTCCGTTCGTTTAGACGGCTTCGATGTTCCGTTGGAGACCACGGCGATGCCGAACCAGTTCCGCGCGCCCGGTGGAAATAAAGGAAGTCTGGGCGGCTATCATGCTTGGGAGAGTCGCGACATGGTCAATTGGGTACACCACGGACCGATCACCGACAAAGAGTCGGGATGGATGACCACTGCGGAGTACGCCGATGGCCAAGCCTATTTTTACTATGACTTTCCCAACGATCAGGATCCGCATCTGATCATTGATGACGACCTGACCGATGGCGAGGTCGGCGAAAAAATGGGAATGGCATTTGAAGATCCGTCGCATGGTTCCGATTGCGGTTTCATTCGCGATTTGGAAGGGAACTTTCACGTGATCTACGAGGACTGGAGTCCGATTCATGCCAACAGCCATTCGTTCGATTCTCCGCTGGCCGGCCATGCGGTCAGCAAAGACGGGAAGGGCGGCTTCAAGATTCTCGCACCTGCGGTAGACGAGCGCACCAATCCGACCGGCGTGATCAAAACCTACAAACACCCCCACTGGGTCAAAGAGTCTCCCGAGCGTTTTAAATCGGACATCGGCAAATACGAAGTTCATGAACCGGAACAGAATGCCTACGGCGACTGGGCATCAATCTGTATTGGCGGACAGTATTACCTGTTTGGCGACTATGATCCTGCCGGATCCCATGGCACCAAAGGAAGCAAGATGAGTGTCGGCTGGTTCACGTCATCGAGTCTGGATGAGCAGTTTGAGTTTTGCGGGAACGTTGGGCAGGGGCATCCCGATCCGGATATTTGCTTTGCCGAAGGACGTTTCTGGTTGGCAACCCAGCCGGAAAATGACTTCGTGAGTCCCGGCCCGTGGGTGGAGCACGTCGAAGTGCGTGTCGGCGTGGACACGGACAACGATGCGAAGATCGACAGGTGGACCGACTGGCAGGAAGTCAAAGAGAGCTACGACTACATAACCGGATTCGCCAAGCAGGTTGCTAGAATGCCGGCAGAAATGGATCTCAGCGCTCTGCAAGCCGGTTACGGCTTCCAGTACGAAATGAAAATCACCGACGCGACAGAGAACAAGTCCAAGCCCATCATTGATGAAGTCTCGGTGACCTTTCAATCGTTGCCTGAGTCTCTGGAATTTGGCGAGGAACAATCACGATGA
- a CDS encoding DUF3500 domain-containing protein: MKRFALPAILLVGVTVTNAQEKKEQPKAPVAEIRQAAVGFLEGLSPELRKQASFTLDDQERRAWSNLPATSFKREGVSFKEMSPEQRSLAHRLLQSTLSSQGYLKTTGIMHLDEILKSLAEKRRPTNTPMFGHDLYWIGIFGDPAKDSSWGWQLDGHHLALNITVIGDEVSVRPTFMGSDPARLPEGTYSGWKVQSAEDEKGKQLFASLNEKQRAKAIIGNVAPRDVITGPTRGDQLKTPTGLPASDLNAAQRRLLMSLINEYVHNFEHNIAHIQMDRILAAGLEKIHFAWAGTEEGKPYYYRIHGPTVIIEFDNHFPPGRNSGAVNHIHTVFREPGNDYGEDLLRKHLLESPHHQVEK, translated from the coding sequence ATGAAACGATTCGCCCTCCCTGCGATCCTCTTAGTCGGCGTCACGGTCACGAATGCTCAAGAGAAGAAGGAGCAACCCAAGGCTCCCGTAGCCGAAATTCGCCAGGCGGCGGTTGGCTTCCTCGAGGGTCTGAGCCCAGAACTGCGAAAACAAGCGTCGTTCACCCTGGACGACCAGGAGCGTCGGGCGTGGAGCAATCTCCCGGCGACTTCCTTCAAGCGAGAGGGTGTCAGTTTCAAGGAGATGTCACCCGAACAACGATCGCTAGCGCATCGACTGCTTCAAAGCACTTTAAGCAGCCAGGGCTATCTCAAAACGACGGGGATCATGCACCTTGATGAGATCCTCAAGAGCCTGGCTGAAAAACGCCGCCCCACCAATACGCCCATGTTTGGACATGATCTTTACTGGATTGGGATCTTTGGCGATCCAGCGAAGGACAGCTCGTGGGGCTGGCAATTGGACGGACATCACCTTGCGTTGAATATCACCGTGATTGGGGATGAAGTTTCGGTCCGCCCCACATTCATGGGTTCCGACCCTGCCAGGTTGCCCGAGGGAACGTACTCGGGGTGGAAAGTTCAGAGTGCGGAGGATGAAAAAGGGAAGCAGCTCTTCGCATCCCTTAACGAGAAACAGCGTGCCAAAGCGATCATTGGCAACGTGGCTCCCCGTGACGTGATCACCGGTCCGACACGCGGCGACCAATTGAAGACGCCAACTGGCTTGCCGGCATCTGATCTTAACGCCGCCCAGCGCCGCCTCTTGATGTCTCTGATCAACGAATACGTTCACAATTTCGAACACAACATTGCCCACATCCAAATGGATCGAATCTTAGCGGCCGGGTTAGAAAAGATTCATTTCGCATGGGCTGGCACAGAGGAAGGCAAGCCCTATTACTACCGGATCCATGGCCCCACCGTCATCATCGAGTTCGATAACCACTTCCCTCCCGGACGCAACTCCGGTGCTGTCAACCATATTCATACCGTCTTTCGCGAGCCGGGCAACGACTACGGTGAGGACCTCCTTCGAAAACACCTGCTGGAAAGTCCGCATCACCAAGTCGAAAAGTAA
- a CDS encoding arylsulfatase: protein MKSILTIFLLLACARLAEAQSIMGSRPNIVLVMTDDQGMGDLSCMGNQVVKTPHIDHFYEHATRFTDFQVSPTCAPTRAALMSGRVPFKNGVTHTIMQRERMALSTFTMPQALQNAGYNTGIFGKWHLGDEEAYLPGSRGFDEVLIHGSGGIGQVTLGDFPPNKENVYFDNVLLHNDTIVQTQGFCTDLFFQSGLAWIKEQHEAGNPYFAYIALNAPHAPLVAPEKYTKRFLNLGWDEGTAGRYGMIENIDDNFGRLMEKLDQWDALDNTLIIFMTDNGATHLSGKLNGKRVKHFNANLMGGKNSPYEGGSHVPAFWYWKGVLGEGVDINALAAHIDLYPTFCDLAGAKLPEDVQKFDGRSLLPLLKDPKAAWADRELFFHCGRWPTGDQKKFKFLKCAVRTDRWRFVNNEKLYDISADPGETTDVADSNPEVVGNLRKSYDVWWTSLTPLLVNENLPKVKPTDQPLAIRYHKQLEEKGIPEWAPEGI, encoded by the coding sequence ATGAAATCAATCCTCACTATCTTCCTTCTGCTCGCCTGCGCTCGTCTCGCGGAAGCACAATCCATCATGGGCAGTCGCCCGAATATCGTGCTCGTCATGACCGACGATCAAGGGATGGGCGATCTTTCTTGTATGGGAAACCAAGTCGTCAAGACTCCGCACATCGATCACTTTTATGAGCATGCAACGCGTTTCACCGACTTTCAAGTCAGCCCGACATGCGCGCCAACCCGAGCCGCACTGATGAGCGGACGTGTTCCGTTTAAGAACGGCGTGACACACACGATCATGCAGCGAGAGCGGATGGCGCTGAGTACTTTTACGATGCCGCAAGCATTGCAGAATGCCGGTTACAACACAGGGATCTTTGGCAAGTGGCACCTGGGTGACGAGGAAGCCTATCTGCCCGGCAGCCGTGGCTTCGACGAAGTCCTGATTCATGGCTCCGGCGGAATTGGACAGGTTACGCTGGGTGATTTCCCGCCCAACAAGGAAAACGTCTATTTCGACAACGTGCTGCTGCACAACGACACGATTGTGCAGACCCAGGGCTTCTGCACGGATCTGTTTTTTCAATCCGGTTTGGCTTGGATCAAGGAACAACATGAAGCCGGCAATCCGTACTTCGCCTACATCGCGCTGAACGCTCCGCACGCGCCGCTGGTCGCGCCGGAGAAATACACGAAGCGGTTCTTGAATCTTGGCTGGGACGAAGGAACGGCAGGTCGCTACGGCATGATCGAAAACATCGACGACAATTTCGGTCGCTTGATGGAAAAACTTGACCAGTGGGACGCACTCGACAACACGCTGATCATTTTCATGACCGACAACGGGGCGACTCATTTGAGCGGCAAGTTGAACGGCAAGAGGGTCAAGCACTTCAACGCCAACCTGATGGGTGGCAAGAATTCGCCTTACGAAGGCGGTTCGCACGTCCCCGCGTTCTGGTATTGGAAAGGCGTGTTGGGAGAAGGCGTCGACATCAACGCGCTGGCGGCCCACATCGATCTGTACCCGACGTTTTGCGATCTGGCGGGCGCGAAGTTGCCTGAGGATGTGCAAAAGTTCGACGGGCGGTCACTTTTGCCTTTGTTGAAAGATCCCAAGGCAGCGTGGGCCGATCGCGAACTGTTCTTCCATTGCGGTCGTTGGCCGACGGGTGATCAGAAAAAGTTCAAGTTCCTAAAGTGCGCTGTCCGGACCGATCGCTGGCGTTTCGTCAACAACGAAAAACTCTACGACATTTCTGCCGATCCTGGTGAGACGACGGATGTTGCCGACTCGAATCCTGAGGTCGTTGGCAATTTGCGCAAGTCCTACGACGTTTGGTGGACGTCATTGACTCCGCTGTTGGTCAACGAAAACCTCCCCAAGGTCAAGCCGACGGATCAGCCACTGGCGATCCGCTACCACAAGCAACTTGAAGAAAAGGGGATCCCAGAATGGGCACCTGAAGGAATCTGA